Proteins encoded together in one Plutella xylostella chromosome 17, ilPluXylo3.1, whole genome shotgun sequence window:
- the LOC105388517 gene encoding oxidoreductase-like domain-containing protein 1 — protein sequence MIKNSICCFVRQRTGLLAETSIKFNSSRNLSVEQETDDEKEKELKRIAEEASLDEPPTTCCQSGCSNCVFIAWADALTAKMQTASPEIAEKILNSVDDPNMKAYLEMELKIRGLK from the exons ATGATTAAAAACTCAATTTGTTGCTTCGTGCGG CAAAGAACTGGGCTCCTTGCTGAAACCTCCATCAAATTTAACTCATCTCGAAACCTAAGCGTAGAGCAAGAAACTGATgatgaaaaagaaaaagaattgAAGAGAATAGCTGAAGAA GCCTCCCTGGACGAGCCACCCACCACATGCTGTCAGTCAGGCTGCTCCAACTGTGTGTTCATTGCGTGGGCCGACGCACTCACAGCCAAGATGCAGACAGCTAGTCCGGAAATAGCAGAGAAAATACTCAACTCCGTGGACGACCCCAACATGAAGGCTTATTTGGAAATGGAGCTCAAGATACGAGGTTTGAAATGA